A single genomic interval of Camelina sativa cultivar DH55 chromosome 11, Cs, whole genome shotgun sequence harbors:
- the LOC104722515 gene encoding protein MODIFIER OF SNC1 1 isoform X7: MTSSTTGDRRWGTTRRSGMTILGKVAVPKPINLPSQRLENQGLDPNVEIVPKGTLSWGSKSSLNAWGTSSLSPRTESGPGSPSHLSNRPSSGGSVTRPSTADSNKAHDSSSSVAWDSNSRPSSASGVYPSNQASVALQRPHSADTRPGSSQLSRFAEHVSETSETWGQHVPGEKLGVAPSKNDGFSLTSGDFPSLGTEKESSEKSTRPQEANERIGDANSWRRDDQPYSEDAHRHCREEGQLDSRGPQSYFNANFPHQYDAWRGPPVNNHQGGGWYRGNHPYGAPMGPGGFHMDPFPFYPTQVPPAPGHGARPRGNHSSNERMFRPPMLDSYVHPRMQSRPGFYVGPAPPEGYYGPPRGYGNPSNRDLPFAGRPAGPHTYNNHSGQGGYDMPGSEPPHSQETHRPYNEPSQSQQTQRPYNEPSHSQETHRPYKVLLKHQDGRFGEDKAKREEFLGNRLPNAEKVTQQLQTSRNERIENRNEASGEVQPAKAELSASGDSSLIQKIEGLNAKTRTNDGWQNASFVVNKDDQESKPRTVNSGNAVNKVSAKNPRTGHASDSKNSLHSNQGDPATSKNAELAATSGNAVSSTYRRSTQQTQGRADPQTKRIVNSEGNDGWQKTTVMSGSSRATLATNSESIREVNVDDSSNTDSIRRPGSGILADPNDNQRSTMRELARQRAQQRQKEEEERARDQRAKALAKLEELNRRSQVSEEGSVKNMEAASNASLSDMPKDPGSHSPDTVTAANSVEPTLGSGKNTRASTEYANNVGPTQQDNLPRDRDGTALKQKRLGYKQVFEKKTAGSSVATTEVFDVVPSPQVVNEGVSSHISDMPATSSVSTESTFTKRKNNRNGKKKHKAEETTMLTTTRAAIGKEKKSGDESTEVGKARAVEMDLGSVSVPSLDIKVSGDSSEQISSFTNEESQNRAKNNWKSQHVRRTQRNSLVKKPAEKFPGNNAVMWAPVHPQQKADVSTGVGSQNTLPEFGTSSKSQHQGQTSSKSKRVEIERYVAKPIVKEMAEHNVSKSLVTAAAPDMSENVNQKENRGGEGTGILQPSGSTAGKSRSPSKSRHGNGRQGKHGREHGSWHQRGSGAPSKALEDGQFVNSNQPIQGTVNYHSSNQTEKISSKDQTTCNDDGWNDGWYMTPETHYSAAEEVEASAVGRDQGMGIHGKQHASRSNKDGGSNYGDPKKANKKDFNKAHMQNSGQGFSQPDLPVASKESRGPGDQVWHTANRTGKYGGRESTREKTYGSQKKDVAGYEHQGVSTEQKMTPADTQQAQSQNRSTNKDVQVEHNPNSMFQKNTGQGRRFGRGHESQGGWGLAAQENMPHHHQRPTSNRDSQKQNVHYEYKPVGSHTYDGERNREQQPKDTEGPRYREKGQGQQRHGGYQQQRGTSGRNTGHGFAGERY, from the exons ATGACCTCTAGCACCACAGGAGATCGaag ATGGGGTACTACAAGAAGAAGTGGCATGACTATATTGGGAAAGGTTGCTGTTCCAAAACCGATTAATTTACCAAGCCAAAG GTTAGAGAACCAAGGCCTTGACCCTAACGTGGAAATTGTTCCAAA GGGAACCCTTAGTTGGGGTAGTAAATCATCACTGAATGCTTGGGGGACATCATCGTTGTCACCACGAACTGAAAGTGGCCCTGGTTCACCAAGCCACCTCAGTAATCGACCTTCTTCTGGTGGAAGTGTCACTCGACCTTCAACTGCTGATAGTAACAAAGCAcatgactcttcttcttctgttgcatGGGATTCAAACTCTCGGCCTTCATCAGCATCTGGGGTGTATCCATCTAATCAGGCATCAGTTGCACTACAACGTCCACATAGTGCAGACACAAGACCAGGAAGTTCCCAGTTATCCCGATTTGCTGAACACGTGTCAGAGACTTCTGAAACATGGGGTCAACATGTGCCGGGAGAGAAGTTG GGAGTTGCTCCATCAAAGAATGATGGATTTTCTTTGACTTCTGGAGATTTTCCTTCCCTTGGTACTGAAAAAGAGAGTTCTGAAAAGAGCACAAGGCCACAAG AAGCTAATGAACGGATTGGAGATGCCAATTCCTGGAGAAGAGATGATCAGCCATACAGTGAAGATGCACATAGACATTGTAGAGAAGAAGGGCAATTGGACTCCCGTGGTCCACAATCTTATTTTAATGCTAATTTTCCTCATCAGTATGATGCTTGGCGTGGTCCTCCAGTAAATAATCATCAAGGTGGTGGCTGGTACAGAGGGAACCACCCATATGGTGCCCCAATGGGTCCTGGGGGTTTTCACATGGACCCTTTTCCATTTTATCCTACACAAGTTCCACCTGCTCCTGGACATGGGGCTCGTCCTAGGGGTAATCACTCTAGTAATGAAAGGATGTTCAGACCTCCAATGCTTGATTCTTATGTACACCCAAGGATGCAGTCTAGGCCTGGGTTTTATGTTGGTCCAGCGCCGCCCGAAGGCTACTATGGTCCTCCCAGGGGGTATGGCAATCCCAGCAACAGAGACCTGCCTTTTGCAGGTAGGCCTGCTGGTCCGCATACTTATAACAATCATTCTGGTCAAGGTGGATATGATATGCCTGGAAGCGAGCCACCACATTCGCAAGAAACACATAGGCCATACAACGAGCCATCACAATCTCAACAAACACAAAGGCCATACAACGAGCCATCACATTCTCAAGAAACACATAGGCCATACAAGGTTCTCTTAAAGCACCAAGATGGGAGGTTCGGGGAAGATAAAGCAAAGCGGGAAGAATTTCTAGGAAATAGGCTCCCGAATGCAGAGAAGGTAACTCAACAGCTGCAAACTTCAAGAAACGAGAGGATAGAAAACAGAAATGAGGCAAGTGGTGAAGTACAACCAGCTAAGGCAGAACTTTCTGCTTCCGGAGATTCCAGTTTGATTCAGAAAATCGAGGGCTTAAATGCTAAAACTAGAACTAATGATGGTTGGCAAAATGCATCATTTGTCGTCAATAAAGATGATCAGGAAAGCAAACCACGTACAGTCAATTCTGGGAACGCCGTAAATAAAGTTTCAGCAAAAAATCCTCGAACTGGTCATGCCAGTGATAGTAAGAACTCATTACACTCTAATCAAGGTGATCCCGCCACAAGCAAAAATGCTGAGCTGGCAGCTACGAGTGGAAATGCCGTATCCAG tACCTACAGGAGATCTACTCAACAGACTCAAGGCAGAGCAGACCCCCAGACCAAACGAATAGTGAACAGTGAAGGCAACGATGGTTGGCAGAAGACAACTGTAATGTCAGGCTCCTCCCGTGCAACTTTAGCGACAAACTCAGAAAGCATTCGCGAGGTTAATGTAGATGACTCTTCAAATACCGATTCCATCAGGAGGCCTGGGTCTGGAATATTAGCAGACCCAAACGATAACCAG CGTTCTACGATGAGAGAGTTAGCCAGGCAGCGAGCTCAACAGAGGcagaaagaggaggaagaaagagCAAGAGATCAGCGGGCTAAGGCTCTTGCAAAACTAGAAGAGTTGAATAGACGTTCCCAAGTATCTGAGGAGGGTTCAGTCAAGAACATGGAAGCTGCATCTAATGCTTCTCTTTCAGACATGCCAAAAGACCCTGGGTCTCATTCACCAGACACTGTTACAGCTGCAAATTCCGTAGAACCTACTTTAGGATCAGGAAAAAACACGAGGGCTTCAACAGAATATGCAAATAATGTGGGCCCTACCCAACAGGATAATCTTCCACGTGATCGTGATGGCACTGCCTTAAAACAAAAGCGTTTGGGTTATAAGCAGGTATTTGAGAAAAAAACGGCAGGAAGCTCCGTTGCTACTACTGAGGTGTTCGATGTTGTTCCATCTCCTCAGGTTGTTAATGAAGGTGTCTCAAGCCATATCTCAGACATGCCAGCAACGTCAAGCGTTTCAACTGAGTCAACTTtcacgaaaagaaaaaataacaggAATGGTAAGAAAAAGCACAAGGCTGAGGAGACAACAATGTTGACTACGACAAGAGCTGccattggaaaagaaaaaaaatcgggAGATGAGTCAACTGAGGTTGGTAAGGCAAGGGCAGTTGAAATGGATTTGGGGTCTGTTTCAGTTCCAAGCTTGGATATCAAAGTGTCTGGTGATTCGTCTGAACAAATCAGTTCCTTCACTAATGAAGAGtctcaaaacagagcaaaaaacaACTGGAAATCTCAACATGTGCGTAGGACTCAAAGAAACTCACTGGTAAAAAAGCCTGCAGAGAAATTTCCTGGTAACAATGCTGTTATGTGGGCTCCGGTACATCCACAGCAGAAAGCTGATGTTTCAACAGGTGTAGGGAGTCAGAACACTCTCCCTGAATTTGGCACCTCTTCGAAGAGTCAGCATCAAGGGCAGACTAGCTCTAAAAGTAAAAGAGTGGAGATTGAAAGATATGTAGCGAAGCCCATAGTAAAGGAAATGGCTGAGCATAACGTCAGTAAAAGTCTAGTAACAGCGGCTGCTCCAGATATGTCGGAGAATGTAAACCAGAAAGAAAATCGTGGAGGTGAAGGTACAGGAATTCTCCAACCTTCTGGTTCAACTGCAGGCAAATCTAGGTCTCCTTCAAAGTCAAGACACGGGAATGGTAGGCAGGGAAAGCATGGTAGAGAACATGGATCATGGCACCAGAGAGGTTCTGGAGCACCTAGTAAAGCTTTGGAGGATGGACAATTTGTAAACTCAAATCAGCCCATCCAAGGAACAGTGAACTATCACTCTAGTAATCAAACCGAAAAAATTTCTTCTAAGGATCAAACCACATGTAATGATGATGGATGGAACGATGGCTGGTATATGACTCCTGAAACGCATTACTCTGCTGCTGAAGAAGTGGAAGCAAGTGCTGTTGGAAGAGATCAAGGAATGGGCATTCACGGCAAGCAGCATGCTTCCAGAAGCAACAAAGATGGAGGAAGTAACTATGGTGACCCTAAAAAAGCCAATAAGAAGGATTTCAATAAAGCTCATATGCAGAACTCTGGCCAGGGGTTTAGTCAACCAGATCTTCCCGTTGCTTCAAAAGAAAGCCGTGGCCCTGGAGATCAAGTGTGGCATACAGCTAATAGGACAGGTAAGTATGGAGGTCGTGAAAGTACGAGGGAGAAAACTTATGGATCTCAGAAAAAAGATGTTGCTGGATACGAGCATCAAGGGGTTTCTACAGAACAGAAAATGACACCAGCTGATACACAACAAGCCCAGTCGCAAAACCGATCTACCAATAAGGATGTCCAGGTTGAGCATAATCCGAATAGTATGTTCCAAAAGAACACAGGGCAGGGTCGACGATTTGGAAGAGGGCATGAGTCTCAAGGAGGCTGGGGCTTAGCGGCGCAAGAGAATATGCCCCATCACCATCAGAGGCCAACTTCAAACAGAGATAGCCAGAAGCAAAATGTGCATTATGAATACAAACCTGTTGGGTCTCATACTTATGATGGAGAACGTAATCGAGAACAACAACCGAAAGATACAGAAGGTCCAAGATACAGGGAGAAGGGACAGGGGCAGCAAAGGCATGGTGGATACCAACAGCAAAGGGGTACCAGTGGGAGAAACACTGGTCATGGATTCGCAGGTGAGAGATACTAA
- the LOC104722515 gene encoding protein MODIFIER OF SNC1 1 isoform X6 yields the protein MTSSTTGDRSRWGTTRRSGMTILGKVAVPKPINLPSQRLENQGLDPNVEIVPKGTLSWGSKSSLNAWGTSSLSPRTESGPGSPSHLSNRPSSGGSVTRPSTADSNKAHDSSSSVAWDSNSRPSSASGVYPSNQASVALQRPHSADTRPGSSQLSRFAEHVSETSETWGQHVPGEKLGVAPSKNDGFSLTSGDFPSLGTEKESSEKSTRPQEANERIGDANSWRRDDQPYSEDAHRHCREEGQLDSRGPQSYFNANFPHQYDAWRGPPVNNHQGGGWYRGNHPYGAPMGPGGFHMDPFPFYPTQVPPAPGHGARPRGNHSSNERMFRPPMLDSYVHPRMQSRPGFYVGPAPPEGYYGPPRGYGNPSNRDLPFAGRPAGPHTYNNHSGQGGYDMPGSEPPHSQETHRPYNEPSQSQQTQRPYNEPSHSQETHRPYKVLLKHQDGRFGEDKAKREEFLGNRLPNAEKVTQQLQTSRNERIENRNEASGEVQPAKAELSASGDSSLIQKIEGLNAKTRTNDGWQNASFVVNKDDQESKPRTVNSGNAVNKVSAKNPRTGHASDSKNSLHSNQGDPATSKNAELAATSGNAVSSTYRRSTQQTQGRADPQTKRIVNSEGNDGWQKTTVMSGSSRATLATNSESIREVNVDDSSNTDSIRRPGSGILADPNDNQRSTMRELARQRAQQRQKEEEERARDQRAKALAKLEELNRRSQVSEEGSVKNMEAASNASLSDMPKDPGSHSPDTVTAANSVEPTLGSGKNTRASTEYANNVGPTQQDNLPRDRDGTALKQKRLGYKQVFEKKTAGSSVATTEVFDVVPSPQVVNEGVSSHISDMPATSSVSTESTFTKRKNNRNGKKKHKAEETTMLTTTRAAIGKEKKSGDESTEVGKARAVEMDLGSVSVPSLDIKVSGDSSEQISSFTNEESQNRAKNNWKSQHVRRTQRNSLVKKPAEKFPGNNAVMWAPVHPQQKADVSTGVGSQNTLPEFGTSSKSQHQGQTSSKSKRVEIERYVAKPIVKEMAEHNVSKSLVTAAAPDMSENVNQKENRGGEGTGILQPSGSTAGKSRSPSKSRHGNGRQGKHGREHGSWHQRGSGAPSKALEDGQFVNSNQPIQGTVNYHSSNQTEKISSKDQTTCNDDGWNDGWYMTPETHYSAAEEVEASAVGRDQGMGIHGKQHASRSNKDGGSNYGDPKKANKKDFNKAHMQNSGQGFSQPDLPVASKESRGPGDQVWHTANRTGKYGGRESTREKTYGSQKKDVAGYEHQGVSTEQKMTPADTQQAQSQNRSTNKDVQVEHNPNSMFQKNTGQGRRFGRGHESQGGWGLAAQENMPHHHQRPTSNRDSQKQNVHYEYKPVGSHTYDGERNREQQPKDTEGPRYREKGQGQQRHGGYQQQRGTSGRNTGHGFAGERY from the exons ATGACCTCTAGCACCACAGGAGATCGaag CAGATGGGGTACTACAAGAAGAAGTGGCATGACTATATTGGGAAAGGTTGCTGTTCCAAAACCGATTAATTTACCAAGCCAAAG GTTAGAGAACCAAGGCCTTGACCCTAACGTGGAAATTGTTCCAAA GGGAACCCTTAGTTGGGGTAGTAAATCATCACTGAATGCTTGGGGGACATCATCGTTGTCACCACGAACTGAAAGTGGCCCTGGTTCACCAAGCCACCTCAGTAATCGACCTTCTTCTGGTGGAAGTGTCACTCGACCTTCAACTGCTGATAGTAACAAAGCAcatgactcttcttcttctgttgcatGGGATTCAAACTCTCGGCCTTCATCAGCATCTGGGGTGTATCCATCTAATCAGGCATCAGTTGCACTACAACGTCCACATAGTGCAGACACAAGACCAGGAAGTTCCCAGTTATCCCGATTTGCTGAACACGTGTCAGAGACTTCTGAAACATGGGGTCAACATGTGCCGGGAGAGAAGTTG GGAGTTGCTCCATCAAAGAATGATGGATTTTCTTTGACTTCTGGAGATTTTCCTTCCCTTGGTACTGAAAAAGAGAGTTCTGAAAAGAGCACAAGGCCACAAG AAGCTAATGAACGGATTGGAGATGCCAATTCCTGGAGAAGAGATGATCAGCCATACAGTGAAGATGCACATAGACATTGTAGAGAAGAAGGGCAATTGGACTCCCGTGGTCCACAATCTTATTTTAATGCTAATTTTCCTCATCAGTATGATGCTTGGCGTGGTCCTCCAGTAAATAATCATCAAGGTGGTGGCTGGTACAGAGGGAACCACCCATATGGTGCCCCAATGGGTCCTGGGGGTTTTCACATGGACCCTTTTCCATTTTATCCTACACAAGTTCCACCTGCTCCTGGACATGGGGCTCGTCCTAGGGGTAATCACTCTAGTAATGAAAGGATGTTCAGACCTCCAATGCTTGATTCTTATGTACACCCAAGGATGCAGTCTAGGCCTGGGTTTTATGTTGGTCCAGCGCCGCCCGAAGGCTACTATGGTCCTCCCAGGGGGTATGGCAATCCCAGCAACAGAGACCTGCCTTTTGCAGGTAGGCCTGCTGGTCCGCATACTTATAACAATCATTCTGGTCAAGGTGGATATGATATGCCTGGAAGCGAGCCACCACATTCGCAAGAAACACATAGGCCATACAACGAGCCATCACAATCTCAACAAACACAAAGGCCATACAACGAGCCATCACATTCTCAAGAAACACATAGGCCATACAAGGTTCTCTTAAAGCACCAAGATGGGAGGTTCGGGGAAGATAAAGCAAAGCGGGAAGAATTTCTAGGAAATAGGCTCCCGAATGCAGAGAAGGTAACTCAACAGCTGCAAACTTCAAGAAACGAGAGGATAGAAAACAGAAATGAGGCAAGTGGTGAAGTACAACCAGCTAAGGCAGAACTTTCTGCTTCCGGAGATTCCAGTTTGATTCAGAAAATCGAGGGCTTAAATGCTAAAACTAGAACTAATGATGGTTGGCAAAATGCATCATTTGTCGTCAATAAAGATGATCAGGAAAGCAAACCACGTACAGTCAATTCTGGGAACGCCGTAAATAAAGTTTCAGCAAAAAATCCTCGAACTGGTCATGCCAGTGATAGTAAGAACTCATTACACTCTAATCAAGGTGATCCCGCCACAAGCAAAAATGCTGAGCTGGCAGCTACGAGTGGAAATGCCGTATCCAG tACCTACAGGAGATCTACTCAACAGACTCAAGGCAGAGCAGACCCCCAGACCAAACGAATAGTGAACAGTGAAGGCAACGATGGTTGGCAGAAGACAACTGTAATGTCAGGCTCCTCCCGTGCAACTTTAGCGACAAACTCAGAAAGCATTCGCGAGGTTAATGTAGATGACTCTTCAAATACCGATTCCATCAGGAGGCCTGGGTCTGGAATATTAGCAGACCCAAACGATAACCAG CGTTCTACGATGAGAGAGTTAGCCAGGCAGCGAGCTCAACAGAGGcagaaagaggaggaagaaagagCAAGAGATCAGCGGGCTAAGGCTCTTGCAAAACTAGAAGAGTTGAATAGACGTTCCCAAGTATCTGAGGAGGGTTCAGTCAAGAACATGGAAGCTGCATCTAATGCTTCTCTTTCAGACATGCCAAAAGACCCTGGGTCTCATTCACCAGACACTGTTACAGCTGCAAATTCCGTAGAACCTACTTTAGGATCAGGAAAAAACACGAGGGCTTCAACAGAATATGCAAATAATGTGGGCCCTACCCAACAGGATAATCTTCCACGTGATCGTGATGGCACTGCCTTAAAACAAAAGCGTTTGGGTTATAAGCAGGTATTTGAGAAAAAAACGGCAGGAAGCTCCGTTGCTACTACTGAGGTGTTCGATGTTGTTCCATCTCCTCAGGTTGTTAATGAAGGTGTCTCAAGCCATATCTCAGACATGCCAGCAACGTCAAGCGTTTCAACTGAGTCAACTTtcacgaaaagaaaaaataacaggAATGGTAAGAAAAAGCACAAGGCTGAGGAGACAACAATGTTGACTACGACAAGAGCTGccattggaaaagaaaaaaaatcgggAGATGAGTCAACTGAGGTTGGTAAGGCAAGGGCAGTTGAAATGGATTTGGGGTCTGTTTCAGTTCCAAGCTTGGATATCAAAGTGTCTGGTGATTCGTCTGAACAAATCAGTTCCTTCACTAATGAAGAGtctcaaaacagagcaaaaaacaACTGGAAATCTCAACATGTGCGTAGGACTCAAAGAAACTCACTGGTAAAAAAGCCTGCAGAGAAATTTCCTGGTAACAATGCTGTTATGTGGGCTCCGGTACATCCACAGCAGAAAGCTGATGTTTCAACAGGTGTAGGGAGTCAGAACACTCTCCCTGAATTTGGCACCTCTTCGAAGAGTCAGCATCAAGGGCAGACTAGCTCTAAAAGTAAAAGAGTGGAGATTGAAAGATATGTAGCGAAGCCCATAGTAAAGGAAATGGCTGAGCATAACGTCAGTAAAAGTCTAGTAACAGCGGCTGCTCCAGATATGTCGGAGAATGTAAACCAGAAAGAAAATCGTGGAGGTGAAGGTACAGGAATTCTCCAACCTTCTGGTTCAACTGCAGGCAAATCTAGGTCTCCTTCAAAGTCAAGACACGGGAATGGTAGGCAGGGAAAGCATGGTAGAGAACATGGATCATGGCACCAGAGAGGTTCTGGAGCACCTAGTAAAGCTTTGGAGGATGGACAATTTGTAAACTCAAATCAGCCCATCCAAGGAACAGTGAACTATCACTCTAGTAATCAAACCGAAAAAATTTCTTCTAAGGATCAAACCACATGTAATGATGATGGATGGAACGATGGCTGGTATATGACTCCTGAAACGCATTACTCTGCTGCTGAAGAAGTGGAAGCAAGTGCTGTTGGAAGAGATCAAGGAATGGGCATTCACGGCAAGCAGCATGCTTCCAGAAGCAACAAAGATGGAGGAAGTAACTATGGTGACCCTAAAAAAGCCAATAAGAAGGATTTCAATAAAGCTCATATGCAGAACTCTGGCCAGGGGTTTAGTCAACCAGATCTTCCCGTTGCTTCAAAAGAAAGCCGTGGCCCTGGAGATCAAGTGTGGCATACAGCTAATAGGACAGGTAAGTATGGAGGTCGTGAAAGTACGAGGGAGAAAACTTATGGATCTCAGAAAAAAGATGTTGCTGGATACGAGCATCAAGGGGTTTCTACAGAACAGAAAATGACACCAGCTGATACACAACAAGCCCAGTCGCAAAACCGATCTACCAATAAGGATGTCCAGGTTGAGCATAATCCGAATAGTATGTTCCAAAAGAACACAGGGCAGGGTCGACGATTTGGAAGAGGGCATGAGTCTCAAGGAGGCTGGGGCTTAGCGGCGCAAGAGAATATGCCCCATCACCATCAGAGGCCAACTTCAAACAGAGATAGCCAGAAGCAAAATGTGCATTATGAATACAAACCTGTTGGGTCTCATACTTATGATGGAGAACGTAATCGAGAACAACAACCGAAAGATACAGAAGGTCCAAGATACAGGGAGAAGGGACAGGGGCAGCAAAGGCATGGTGGATACCAACAGCAAAGGGGTACCAGTGGGAGAAACACTGGTCATGGATTCGCAGGTGAGAGATACTAA